A region of the Anguilla anguilla isolate fAngAng1 chromosome 16, fAngAng1.pri, whole genome shotgun sequence genome:
CATTCTTTTTGTCtgcctgtttatttttggttggtGTTTTTGGCACATCATATTTTTCCTGTCAAAATAATTTTGGCTTGATAAGCGGGAACTGTGCCATTGTAGATTAATGCCAGCGTGTGAATGCTAGTGAGTGAGGAAGACATCTTATTACAGCACATATACCTTTCACCACAAAGTCCTCTACTCGAATATGGCCCACAGTACTGAGCTATGGGATGTTAACCCACAAACAAGAAACTAAATGGCTTTGACTTTCATTCCAACAGACTTGCATCTTCTGCAGAAGATTCATAAGACATTTTAACGAAGCCAGTTAGAGGCTGTGATTCAAATCCCTTAATCAAGGAGAAAAAACACCCAATTGCGCAAATGCATAGACAAATTTAGAAAAAGTTTGCTGACATCGATAAActtattgcttttttaatgtCACTCATTGCCTGTGCATTTGCCTCTGTGTAACATTTTTTGGACAAACAGGGGAGcaatatttttctatttggaGACTTTAAGGTCTGGTCTGTACagtattgcatttcatttgattagaactttctctttattttgaCCCGTGAGAAGCCGTGCATATGCTTCATCATTTGATCTTTCCTACAACGTTATGATTTTGCAATATGGCTTAAGGGCAACCAGCAAAGAACTGAGCTCTCCAACCACTTAAACAACTGCATTCAGGTAAAAATGTGATGATGGGTAGTGAAAAACCTGTGGCCAAAGCTGTGGGCTGATTTCAGTCTGCCCCGCCCTTGTTATCAAGTAACATTGACCTTTCGATATTGAGAGAAAggtaacaataataaaagcaaaactgCTCTTAAACAGGAGTAGGAAATTTGTTCTGGTCTATGCTTTGCAGTTATCTGGTTATTCGTGGAGCGAAGATGGTcgtctttttgtttctctctccgAGGACATCTGCGATGGTTGCTGAGGGCCAGCTGGTTAGCCTCTCTCCGGCTGGCAAGGCGGCGTGGGCTATCcaggcctctccctctccctgcgctTCAGCTCCTCCCTGTAGCAGTAGGAGCAGTAGTTCTCCGTTTCGGGCCGCCCGTAGAAGGAGCAGTTCTCCCTCCTGCAGCGCTTCTGCTGGGGGCAGTAGAGGGCGCTGCGGCCTTTGGTTTTGTCGTGGCTCAGCCACCCCCGGGGGGAGTCCTCGTCGGCGAACGCCAGGCAGTCCCGGACGTCGCTGGCGTTGAAGCCGTTGGTGTAGGTGTGCGACTTGTGCTCCCCGGGCATGTTGTAGGACAGGGACTCGGCCGTCTCGGCGGTGCGGACCCCCGACATGCGGGCGGGGCTGTAGCTCTGGGAGGACAGGGAGCGGTTCTGCTGGGGGTAGGTGGCGCAGGTCTTTAGGGTGCCCACCGCGGGCTTGTAGGGGTCATCCTGGAAGTTGGATGACTGCAGGTTGACGTCTCGCAAGTGAATGACGCTCTGCCTCTGAATGGGCGGGGTATGGCTGTAGTGGGCGGACACGGGGACGGGCCCCGCCCTCTTAGCACCATTGCttggggaggagaagggggcgggCGTGGGGCTCTGCCTCTCCTGGATCTTCAGGGCCAGCTGGGAGTTATGGCTTTGGTGCAGGACCGGGGAGCAGCCCTCATTGGGGGAGCTGTCTGACCTCTCCGACCGCTCCTTTTGGATGGCGCTCTCCTGCTCGGGCTTCTTCAGGGTCGTCCCATTGGCTGGGGGCTTCTTCTCCGCCTCCTTCCTCTTCTGGTCCTGCTCTGCGCTGAAGCGCTCCTGGGCGCTGCTCAGGTAGAAGCTGATCATCTCCTCGTGGAACTGGTGTCGGTGGCTGGTCAGCAGCAGACCGGCGAAGATGAACTTCCTCTCGCCCTGCATGGCCGCCCGCAGGATGTTGAGGCTCAGCTTGACGTCCGTGCTGTATTTCCACTGGTCCGTCGCCTTGTCGCCCGACGCCTTGCCCGAGCCGCCCTGCTTGTCCACGGGGGAGGAGCCTGACGCCCTGTCCGTGGGGGAAGGGCTTGTGGCCTTCTCCGATGAAGACGTGCTGGCAGACTGCCCCGACTCCTCCTTGCTCCCCTTGCGGGTTTTGGAGTCCTTCTTCTTGACCTTCTCGCCGCTGCCCGAGTTGGATCTGCTGATCTTCCCATGGACcagcccccccaggccccccatGTTCTTCTTCAGCTTGATCCCCAGGGACTTGCTGAGGGTCCCCAGCTTGTTGGCCACGGAGTCCGTGCGGTTCTTGTCCTTGCGCTGCTTGTCCTTGTCCTTCTCCTTGCCTGGCTTGCCGCCGTTGACATTGGAGTTGCTGCAGACGGACTCACGGTCTGAGTCCATGGAGTCAGCCAGGGACTGCACGTCCTCTCCTGCCGACGCCGTGGGAGACTCAGGCTGAGCCAGaggggcctgagagagagacggggagagagagagagagggagggagggagggagtgagagagagagagggaagaataAGTAGTGAGCACTTTGATTTCTTTTATATCTTGTACAGTATAccacagagagatagagagagagagaggaagagggagcaagagagagaaagaaagaaagaaagaaagaaagaaagaaagggagcaATAGAAATAATACAGCTGCCTGAATCGCATGTATAGAGACTCAGCTGCCAAacccagcagaaaaataaatgtttctaaagtaatatgtaatttattataatgAGCTTGCCACACTTCATATATCTTTATGTATGTTGACTTTTCACTCGTGATATGTGATATAATATCTATAAGTAGGTTTTGTCTAGTCATTAAAATCTACCCTTCTAAAGAAAACAgctaaataaagtttttaaaatacgCTGTAGTGGGGAGGTATATTTAATACAGAATAAGAATTCATGTACAGACTAATTATAAGAGCAATTagtcattaaatattcaaaatatctCTCCCATTATAAATTTCAGATATTTCACAGTATTCCcacattaacaaacaaaaaatacatactaCAAGATTGTTAAACTGTGACTAATGGGTAACACAGGCCAAATACAGTCAGCACAAGACAGCTTTTTCCTTaagggatgtaaaaaaaaatatgtacccTTGTTTCCGATGGGATTCGAATCCATGTTACATTCATGTAGTTGTGCAGAAGGTTGAGTTTGGCTTCCAAGGACAGGATGAGACTGAAACAAAGGGGAGAGAGCATCAGCACACCACAGTATTGAAATTTGATTTCATTCCCAACAGCAGAAAATCTATGCAGTGCTTTCTGTGTCCTGTGCCTGAACACACTCTGGAACACACAGATCCACTACAGGTCCATCCCCAGACATCGCTTgggctaacccccccccccccacacccccccacccccctgcaggAGTGACTCTACAGGTGTCTTCCTGCTCATTTGCATCTGACATACCCTCATATACAGCTGTTTTTGTCTcagagttaaaaataaaattaaacccACATAATTGCCACGTACAGAGGCTTTCACATGAGTCATGTGAGCAGAACTGCTTTACTCTAATGTGCGTGGCAGATGAGGTTTTACAGGCCTGGTTTTAACACTGACACTCAAGTGAGTGTACTGTTCCTacaccctcccccttcctcctcttcagcttttctattaatttcattacagaaaaaaagctttgcaAGTATCACACCTTATcccaaatatgtgattagaatgttctaatgctgatgtaacaatcagtaCTGTTGCTGTTGATTCCTAGAACACTTGGAAATActaagaattttgaaaaaaaaaaaagccaaaaaacctactcttcaaagtgtCCAAGCAACTCTGACTCTCCAAACCCCTGTCTGCTCATGGCATATACAGGCATCTCACAGTAGGCTCATACTGGCATAGTCTGAAGGGTGAGCATTTTAATTGGGGGTCTGGGGGAGGTGTTCTACACAAACTACTTGGGTAACAGACGGACTGAAGGATGCAGAATCTGGGCGTCTGGCCCTCATTTCCTCTGcctgtgtgagcatgtgggtgtttatggGCGTTTAGGAGGCAGACGGGGTTCAGGAGGATCTGCTGTCGACCCTGAATGGGGTTCTTTGGTCCTGTCCCCTGTGTGACTGAACCACCTGATGTTAGAGAGTACACAGCAGCACGCTGCCCTCCATCCACAGAGCAGGGGACAGGCTTGAGGGCTAGCAGGCAGAGAGTAGAGTACAGTGTGTAGAGAATAGAGGATAGTGAACAGAGGATAGTGGGAAGAGAACAGATGATAGTGGAGGATAGGGGTAGTGGATAGTGAATAGAGGATGGGGTAGTGGATAGTGAATAGAGGATAGGGGTAGTGGATAGTAAATAGAGGATAGGGGTAGTGGATAGTAAATAGAGGATAGGGGTAGTGGATAGTAAATAGAGGATAGGGGTAGTGGATAGTGAACAGAGGATAGGGGATAGTGGAGGATATGGGTAGTGGATAGTAAATAGAGGATGGGGTAGTGGATAGTGAACAGAGGATAGGGGATAGTGGAGGATATGGGTAGTGGATAGTGAATAGAGGATAGGGGAAAGCGGAGGATAGGGGTAGTGGATAGTGAATAGAGGATAAGGGTAGTGGATAGTAAATAGAGGATAGGGGTAGTGGATAGTAAATAGAGGATAGGAGTAGTGGACAGTGTACAGAGGATAGGGGAAAGCGGAGGATAGGGGGAGTGGATGGTGAATAGAGGATAGGGGTAGTGGATAGTAAATAGAGGATAGGGGTAGTGGATAGTAAAGAGAGGATATGGGTAGTGGATAGTGAACAGAGGATAGGGGATAGTGGAGGATAGGGGTAGTGGATGGTGAATAGAGGATAGGGGATAGTGGAGGATAGGGGTAGTGGATAGTGAATAGAGGATAGGGGTAGTGGATAGTGAATAGAGAATAGGGGTAATGGATAGTGAATAGATGATAGGGGAAAGTGGAGGATAGGGGAGTGGATGGGGGTTGTGGGTAGAGGACAGTGTGTAGAGGATCAGCAGGACTTACTTGGCGAGCTTGGCATTGTCATTATcatccctcccccactcccagTCCTTCCCTGGGTCCACAGCAAAGTGAAGGGACAGCAGCTTGTGTTCAGAGTCAGTCAGAGGGATGACAGCTGGAACACAATGTAAGGGACAGGATCATCTGTATTAATCTgagctcacacatacacacacactcacacacacactcacatacacacgcacacactcacgcatacacacatacactcacaccctcacaaacacacacgcacacatgcacacacacaggctcacacacactctccgtctcacacacacttgtacacacattaacacacactcacacacacacacacacatacactcacaaacaaacacacacccagacacacatagacatacagcacacacacacagctcaaatCTGATAGCTCAAAATAAgtcaacaacaaaacaagtaAAAGAAAACTCCCAACACGATATGATATGGGTTGTTGCTTCTTGTGTGGTTTGGCTGACATCCTCGTTCCAAAACAGAGTATGAGAATACCTGCTGCTTTAATCCACTAAAAGACTCtttcacagacagagaggagagggcctCCCACATGTCAGCTGGGCTGGGAGACAATGGGGGACGATCCAGCCTTGGCTGTCTGGAACTGAGGGTACAGGCAGTCTTCGCTGCTCGGGGCCCTGCCAGCAGCACCCGCTCTCTCCGGGGTACACAATGTACCGAGGCACTCAATGTGTGCTCACAGTCTATGCTGAGCTCTAATGAttactgtttctctgtgtgagggagagagcatgtgtgtgtgtgtgtgtgtgtgtgtgcactaaaACCTAATTGCAGTCTTGCCAAATGAGATGAGCAGTCAAATGAAATAAGCCATTTTAACTGTATTATAGTTTAACTATTATATAATACTTTAACTAAGACAAGGGAACACTTCAACAGATGAAGTTCAAGGTGGTGGTTTtcttaaactgtgtgtgtgttgataaTGCAAAGTCATAATGTACCTCCAACAGGAAAATCTAAGGTCAGATTATTCTAGACACGTCTGTTCCTTTTAATCACTATGTAGCACTTTTGTGATTAGTTCTGTGAGTCACTGTATTGCTGCGTACTTTCTTTTCTATTTCAATTTAGTATCGTTTAGCATTCTGTCTGTAATACATGCTCTGAAGTGATGTCTTGGTTTAGAGGACAATAGTGCGTCGAATTCGACTGAATGATCAATTGATGGTTATCCAGCATCCCACTCCAGCTGATTTCAGAGAGGCTACTCATTAAAAAGGGCTTGGCATCTCctttaaaatcagcaactaAGCCCTTAGGGAAAACAATAGAATACCCAGCGGTACTGCAGcaccagtgatgtcatcaccagCCCCCTGCTGAGCCCATCTTTAAAAACTCGTTGCCACAAATTTAAACTGATCGCAGTGCTTTTCCATCTATCCTAGACACAGAAAAGCCATCAGAGTTGCAGAGAGGGTAGGCACTGAGAAGGTAACCTAACCGCTAcccagtattaaaaaaaaacaaaacatgccaGCTCCAGCCGTTAAAATCAAAGACTGGAATCCTTTCtacgtgtttgtgtatgttaaaccaaaaaaaaaaaaaagacccggGCTTCGACTGGAAAGGTGAATAAACATGCCTACTGCCTAAACGCAGTCAACACAAGGAACACATTTTCACTTCATTCTGCTGAAGATGCATTTTGAAGTGGGCAATACATGTAACCAATAAAAGTACAGAGGTCTGGCCACTGGCACGAATGTCCTCCAGGGGAAGAGGTCACGTACCTGTTTGCTTTCCGCACTGATTTTGGTTTCCTGGAATCTATCTGTCCAGAGAACAAATGAGAACTTACACTACCAAAAATacaacccccctaccccaccccaacaTCGCACCCTGAAAGTGCTGTGCTAGCACCGGGGTGGGTACAGGCTTGTGCCTTTCAGCAGGGAGCTAAGCTGGGCTAGAGCAAACAAAGGCGCCAGGGAGCGCCAGGCGACGGGCAGAGGTGTGTGAGCACACAAAGCCTCAGACAGGTGTGCGAGAGCGTGGCAGCGAGGGCCGCGGGGGTTTGACGGGAGCGTGTTTCcccccgcgccgcgccgcgctgcGCTGGCGGAGGTCTGAATCAGACACCGCTCTCCCACACTGCAGCTGTCTCGAGCTCCTCGCGGACCCAAACCCGCCGCGCACGCCCCGCTCCGGCTGCCTCCCGCGCTGGGATTGGCGGGAACCTGGGAGCTCCGCATTCGCGCTGCGCGTTGGCAGACACGCGCTGCTGTCCTCGGATGACCTTCCCCAGTGGAATTAGCATAGCCCGTGACATCACAGGCCCCCCCCAGAAATGCGGCAGGGGTGCCAGTTGTGACTTGGACGGCTTGTTTGGAAAGGCCAGGGGGTGGGACTGAGGAAGAACTGATACAGGGAGGCGAGGGCACTctgtgtggtggggggaggggttttgaGGAGGAATAAAAGGCAGAGCTGAATTGATAGGGGTAAACCAGTCTCATCTTGCTCTGGCATGTCGTCACAAGCACCACTTCCAGTTTCTGAGGTAAAGACGGCAGGAAGAGCTCAGGCATTCCTGGTCGATTGATTGTGTTGGTCACAAGAccagacagacaaaacaaagcGCGGCTGCCAGCGCAGTGAtcagcacactcacacgccatcCAGTCCTGAAGAGCAGTTGCCATAGCAAGCTTCTTAGACAATACACAATAACTCCACAGAGGAAAAGACCCAGGCGCACAGCGCGACCGcacccgcacccacacacacgcacttacacacccacataagaacagacaggcacacacacacacacacaaacacacaaagaactacATATTCTaggcgcacatgcacacacacccacataaaaacagacacgcacacaccataATGCAGAtagacatacaaacacaaacacgcacacacacacaaacacaatcacacacacacacacacacacacacacacgcacacagactgtCCAGGCACACAAGGTTCATTTATTGAGCCTTGCTTCTCTTTATTACTCTCTTGATAAAGACAATTCATACATAGGCAGCCTTAAACGATTATATGTGCTTTGATCACCATGAAGTTTTCTAATCCTCTTACAGCTCTGGTATTGAAGGTTTACATACCACTGACCCATGGTACACACCACAGTTTTGCACAGGGGCTTTTAAAAAGGAGAACTAAGCTAAAATTAGGGTAAAGGTACAGATACCACCACAACCTGTTAGCACTGGCAACTGccctaaaaataaagaacacttCTTCTCCCTGACAATAATGCAGATGGCAGTTATTTCGCACATCCTCATTGTTTCATACTACACTATCCACAGCTCCCCCTTGCAGTGCTAAATAACGTGACATTGCTTAATAAACCATAAATTGTACATGCATTTGGAGGTAACTAATATTAAGCaggtaataaaaaatattgaaaatgtatgttataaaaatctttttagaTTTGACATTGCACCAAGGCAGAGCACATTGGCGGGCGCTGCCCGTTTCATGTAACTCTAGACAGTGGCGCCCACTGGTGGATATCAGCCAACATGACATTCTCCTCAGTGAAAGGGGTttacttcagcttcagctcctcAGCTTGAAGCAGCCTGAAGGCTTGCTTTGAACACATAATGACTCGTTTAGTACCAGTGCCCTCGTCTGTTTGGAAGATATCAAGGTTAATATCCAGGAGAGTCCACATATGTATGCACAGTATTTAA
Encoded here:
- the LOC118215515 gene encoding OTU domain-containing protein 7A-like; translated protein: MTLDMDAVLSDFVRSTGAEPGLARDLLEGKNWDVSAALSDFEQLRQVHTANLPQVFNEGRYYKPPERDTPQHLAKVERPCQRQEDNAQEKRLSRGISHASSAIVSLARSHVASECNSEQLPLEMPIYTFQLPDLSVYSEDFRCFIERDLIEQSTMVALEQAGRLNWWSTMCTSCKRLLPLATTGDGNCLLHAASLGMWGFHDRDLVLRKSLYAMMKSGAEREALKRRWRWQQTQQNKESGLVYTEEEWEREWNDLLKLASSEPRTHFSKNGNASGGVDNSEDPVYESLEEFHVFVLAHVLRRPIVVVADTMLRDSGGEAFAPIPFGGLYLPLEVPPNRCHCSPLVLAYDQAHFSALVSMEQKDQQREQAVIPLTDSEHKLLSLHFAVDPGKDWEWGRDDNDNAKLANLILSLEAKLNLLHNYMNVTWIRIPSETRAPLAQPESPTASAGEDVQSLADSMDSDRESVCSNSNVNGGKPGKEKDKDKQRKDKNRTDSVANKLGTLSKSLGIKLKKNMGGLGGLVHGKISRSNSGSGEKVKKKDSKTRKGSKEESGQSASTSSSEKATSPSPTDRASGSSPVDKQGGSGKASGDKATDQWKYSTDVKLSLNILRAAMQGERKFIFAGLLLTSHRHQFHEEMISFYLSSAQERFSAEQDQKRKEAEKKPPANGTTLKKPEQESAIQKERSERSDSSPNEGCSPVLHQSHNSQLALKIQERQSPTPAPFSSPSNGAKRAGPVPVSAHYSHTPPIQRQSVIHLRDVNLQSSNFQDDPYKPAVGTLKTCATYPQQNRSLSSQSYSPARMSGVRTAETAESLSYNMPGEHKSHTYTNGFNASDVRDCLAFADEDSPRGWLSHDKTKGRSALYCPQQKRCRRENCSFYGRPETENYCSYCYREELKRRERERPG